From one Plantibacter flavus genomic stretch:
- a CDS encoding amidohydrolase → MAAETETETPTVTPQPTATPTTSQLFTNARVFTGTDETDVASAFRIVDGRFDWVGEASAIAGEPAVDLGGRTVLPGLIDSHTHPALMAATAVAAECFPPSVVSIDGLVERLREHQATLTAPSAWVLGRGFDDTKFPEGRMPTAADLDTVSAERPVLVWRCDAHSAVCNTAALRLAGITAITPDPAGARFERGPDGEPNGVLTEIAAVDAVARFIPVPERDEQVASLVAIGEELASRGIVAVCDLLSNRLHDPLDAFRAAAAKGLRTRVALYPGWDPSAPLDELTPDDREGRIRIGGVKVVLDGAYSNRTAWVAEPYPESCDHGLRLVEDDDVLAAGAWARRNGVQLAVHAMGDQALDRVASLFADQEPWLDGIPSVRIEHATIISEEYAERLRAARMTFGIATHTVFFFAEYDGYELALRAEQVPDAYPIARLFRTIGPLALSSDRPATAWSGADDVMLSVEAAVRRQAYNGADFVPEEAVSVAQALLLYTGRAGLLSPLDSVGRIATGYDGSFAVLDRDVFSIPADEIATVRVAETWICGEQVYRRSPHVEAMRS, encoded by the coding sequence ATGGCAGCCGAGACCGAGACGGAGACCCCCACCGTGACACCGCAACCCACCGCGACGCCGACCACCTCGCAGCTCTTCACGAACGCCCGGGTGTTCACCGGCACCGACGAGACGGATGTCGCCTCCGCATTCCGCATCGTCGACGGCCGCTTCGACTGGGTGGGCGAAGCGTCCGCCATCGCGGGGGAACCCGCGGTCGACCTCGGCGGACGCACCGTGCTCCCCGGCCTCATCGACAGCCACACCCACCCGGCGCTCATGGCCGCCACCGCTGTGGCCGCCGAGTGCTTCCCGCCGTCGGTGGTCTCGATCGACGGACTCGTGGAGCGGCTGCGTGAGCACCAGGCGACCCTGACCGCGCCGAGCGCCTGGGTGCTCGGCCGAGGGTTTGACGACACGAAGTTCCCCGAGGGGCGGATGCCGACCGCGGCCGATCTCGACACGGTGTCCGCCGAACGCCCCGTCCTCGTCTGGCGCTGCGACGCCCATTCCGCCGTCTGCAACACCGCGGCGCTCCGCCTCGCGGGCATCACGGCCATCACGCCCGACCCGGCCGGAGCACGTTTCGAACGCGGACCGGACGGCGAACCGAACGGCGTCCTCACCGAGATCGCAGCGGTCGATGCGGTCGCCAGGTTCATCCCCGTGCCGGAACGCGACGAGCAGGTCGCCTCGCTCGTCGCGATCGGCGAGGAACTGGCCTCGCGAGGGATCGTCGCCGTGTGCGACCTGCTGTCCAACCGGCTGCACGACCCCCTCGACGCCTTCCGCGCCGCTGCCGCCAAGGGGCTCCGCACCCGCGTCGCCCTCTACCCGGGCTGGGACCCCTCCGCGCCACTCGACGAGCTGACCCCTGACGATCGCGAGGGGCGGATCCGCATCGGCGGGGTGAAGGTCGTCCTCGACGGGGCCTACTCGAACCGCACCGCCTGGGTCGCCGAACCGTATCCCGAATCCTGCGACCACGGACTCCGACTCGTCGAGGACGACGACGTGCTCGCAGCCGGCGCCTGGGCTCGCCGCAACGGCGTCCAGCTCGCGGTGCACGCCATGGGTGACCAAGCGCTCGACCGCGTCGCGAGCCTCTTCGCAGACCAGGAGCCTTGGCTCGACGGCATCCCGTCCGTCCGCATCGAGCACGCGACCATCATCAGCGAGGAGTACGCCGAACGGCTCCGCGCGGCGCGCATGACCTTCGGGATCGCGACCCACACCGTGTTCTTCTTCGCCGAATACGACGGCTACGAACTCGCACTCCGCGCCGAACAGGTCCCCGACGCCTACCCGATCGCCCGGTTGTTCCGCACCATCGGGCCACTCGCGCTCTCCTCCGACCGCCCCGCCACCGCCTGGAGCGGCGCCGACGACGTCATGCTGTCCGTCGAGGCCGCCGTCCGACGACAGGCCTACAACGGCGCCGACTTCGTCCCCGAGGAAGCCGTCAGCGTCGCCCAGGCGCTCCTGCTGTACACGGGACGAGCCGGCCTGCTCTCGCCGCTCGACAGCGTCGGTCGGATCGCCACGGGGTACGACGGCAGCTTCGCCGTCCTCGACCGCGACGTCTTCTCCATCCCCGCGGACGAGATCGCCACCGTCAGGGTCGCCGAGACGTGGATCTGCGGCGAGCAGGTGTACCGGCGCTCGCCGCACGTCGAGGCGATGCGCTCGTGA
- a CDS encoding FMN-binding negative transcriptional regulator: MRHTPEYVQGDVEAVRALVREHPWATVVSHVPGRGLVSSHYPVLLEEDEDGIVLLSHVGRPDERLHELGQHEVMVIVYGPQGYVSPSWYDTSPAVPTWNFAVAHLYGVPELLSDEENLRVLDRLVAHFERVLPEPYLMNGTIANSEYAARIVHGTVGFRLRVTRFEAKEKMSQDKPAAVVERVVTALGEPGPYQNVTLAARMAALHGLDTGTTAPTTDDGTRTP; encoded by the coding sequence ATGAGGCACACCCCCGAGTACGTCCAGGGCGACGTCGAAGCCGTCCGCGCACTCGTGCGCGAGCACCCCTGGGCGACGGTCGTCAGTCACGTGCCCGGTCGTGGGCTCGTCTCGTCGCACTATCCGGTCCTGCTCGAGGAGGACGAGGACGGGATCGTGCTCCTCAGCCACGTCGGGCGGCCGGATGAGCGACTGCACGAGCTCGGCCAGCATGAGGTCATGGTGATCGTCTACGGGCCCCAGGGGTACGTGTCCCCGAGCTGGTACGACACCTCGCCGGCCGTCCCCACCTGGAACTTCGCGGTCGCTCACCTGTACGGGGTGCCCGAACTGCTCTCGGACGAGGAGAACCTGCGGGTACTCGACCGCCTCGTCGCCCACTTCGAGCGTGTGCTGCCCGAGCCGTACCTGATGAACGGGACGATCGCGAACAGCGAGTACGCGGCGCGCATCGTCCACGGGACGGTCGGGTTCCGCCTGCGCGTGACCCGGTTCGAGGCCAAGGAGAAGATGAGCCAGGACAAACCGGCCGCGGTCGTCGAACGGGTCGTCACGGCGCTCGGGGAGCCGGGTCCGTACCAGAACGTGACCCTGGCCGCCCGCATGGCCGCCCTCCACGGGCTCGACACGGGGACGACGGCGCCGACCACCGACGACGGGACACGGACACCGTGA
- a CDS encoding M20 metallopeptidase family protein, whose amino-acid sequence MTGFQEDATAIRDELVAVRRELHQAVEVGLDLPATQGIILRELAGLGLEVTTGTGLSSVVAVLRGGAPGPTVLLRADMDGLPVTEATGLPFASTSGAMHACGHDLHMAGLLGAVRLLAARRADLAGTVVFMFQPGEEGQAGARLMLDEGLIDLAGGRPVAAYALHVDCSTPRGQLVTREGAMMASANALQLTVRGTGGHAAFPHLAVDPVPVAAYLILAVQTFAARRLPATDQAVISVTRLSSDSEASNVLASAVSLEANIRTLSKATLTTVREQLPELLTAIAEAHGCTLESTFIASYPVTVNDPKETRLVLSTLDALVGPDRVIRQEVPSMASEDFAYILDEVPGTLVFVGAAPDEGSVALHSERAVFDDGVLDLQAAVLAELAWRRLQLA is encoded by the coding sequence GTGACCGGCTTCCAGGAGGACGCGACGGCGATACGCGACGAGCTCGTGGCGGTCCGGCGCGAACTGCACCAGGCCGTCGAGGTCGGCCTCGACCTGCCCGCGACCCAGGGGATCATCCTGCGCGAACTCGCCGGGCTCGGCCTGGAGGTCACGACGGGCACCGGCCTCTCCTCGGTCGTCGCCGTCCTCCGGGGTGGTGCTCCGGGCCCCACCGTGCTGCTCCGTGCCGACATGGACGGTCTGCCGGTCACCGAGGCGACCGGGTTGCCGTTCGCGTCGACGTCCGGAGCCATGCACGCCTGTGGCCACGATCTCCACATGGCGGGCCTCCTCGGCGCCGTCCGCCTGCTCGCCGCCCGTCGCGCCGACCTCGCCGGCACGGTCGTGTTCATGTTCCAGCCGGGGGAGGAGGGCCAGGCCGGCGCGCGGCTCATGCTCGACGAAGGTCTGATCGACCTCGCCGGAGGGCGACCCGTCGCGGCGTACGCGCTGCACGTGGACTGCAGCACCCCACGCGGGCAGCTCGTCACGCGGGAGGGCGCCATGATGGCGAGTGCCAACGCGTTGCAGCTCACCGTGCGCGGGACGGGCGGTCACGCGGCGTTCCCGCACCTCGCCGTCGACCCGGTTCCGGTCGCCGCGTACCTCATCCTCGCGGTGCAGACCTTCGCGGCCCGTCGGCTCCCGGCCACCGACCAGGCCGTCATCTCCGTCACCCGGTTGAGCAGCGACTCCGAGGCCAGCAACGTCCTCGCCTCGGCCGTCAGCCTGGAGGCGAACATCCGCACGCTGTCGAAGGCGACGCTCACCACGGTGCGCGAGCAGCTGCCCGAGCTGCTGACCGCGATCGCCGAGGCGCACGGCTGCACCCTCGAGTCGACCTTCATCGCGTCCTACCCCGTCACCGTCAACGATCCGAAGGAGACGCGGTTAGTCCTCAGCACGCTCGACGCGCTCGTAGGGCCAGACCGGGTCATCCGCCAGGAGGTGCCGTCGATGGCGTCCGAGGACTTCGCCTACATCCTCGACGAGGTCCCCGGCACGCTCGTCTTCGTCGGCGCCGCCCCCGACGAGGGCTCCGTCGCCCTGCACTCCGAACGCGCGGTGTTCGACGACGGCGTTCTGGACCTGCAGGCCGCGGTGCTCGCCGAACTCGCCTGGAGGCGTCTCCAGCTCGCGTGA
- a CDS encoding amidohydrolase, protein MTELTLRNARPSGGEPVDILVRDGRIAEIGPAGTVQASGEVVDVAGRTVGPGLWDAHVHMTQWVIQRRRIDLTATASAADVLAAVRRAVDTDAPLTDGFLMGYGFRDGLWTQPATLAALEATESDVPVVLVSGDLHCAWMNTRAARRLGLDLDASGVVAEAPWIEALQRIDQRSGLAAHAYRDAADAAARRGVVGVVEFENTDNLGEWSERIADGATSLRIEAAAWPDRLESVIAAGLRTGDAIEPAGLLTMGRLKVVVDGSLNTRTAWCWDPYPGVDPSSPHACGVESVSVDELRRLLERARSAGIEAAVHAIGDRANTEVLDTFEALAMRGVIEHAQLVREQDFARFASLGLIASVQPEHAMDDRDVADRHWSGRTGRAFAFGSLHGAGVGLRLGSDAPVSPLDPWQAIASATSRSRDGRDAWHPEQRLPLDVALAASVRTSIAVGQPADLVITDLDPFDADAERLRSMPVAATLLGGRFTWRAI, encoded by the coding sequence GTGACCGAGCTCACGCTCCGGAATGCACGGCCCTCCGGCGGCGAGCCCGTCGACATCCTCGTCCGCGACGGTCGGATCGCCGAGATCGGACCGGCCGGGACGGTCCAGGCGTCCGGCGAGGTCGTGGACGTCGCCGGACGCACCGTCGGACCGGGGCTCTGGGACGCCCACGTCCACATGACCCAGTGGGTGATCCAGCGGCGCCGGATCGACCTGACCGCCACCGCGAGCGCGGCCGACGTCCTCGCGGCCGTCCGTCGCGCGGTCGACACCGATGCACCCCTCACCGACGGGTTCCTCATGGGGTACGGCTTCCGCGACGGCCTGTGGACGCAGCCGGCGACCCTCGCCGCGCTGGAGGCCACCGAATCGGACGTACCCGTCGTCCTCGTCAGCGGCGACCTGCACTGCGCCTGGATGAACACGCGCGCCGCGCGACGCCTCGGCTTGGACCTCGACGCGAGCGGTGTCGTCGCCGAAGCACCGTGGATCGAGGCGCTGCAACGGATCGACCAGCGCTCCGGGCTCGCCGCGCACGCCTACCGGGACGCCGCCGACGCGGCAGCCCGCCGCGGCGTCGTCGGGGTCGTCGAGTTCGAGAACACCGACAACCTCGGCGAGTGGTCCGAGCGCATCGCGGACGGCGCGACGAGCCTGCGGATCGAAGCCGCCGCGTGGCCCGACCGGCTGGAGTCCGTCATCGCGGCGGGACTCCGGACCGGCGACGCGATCGAACCGGCCGGACTCCTCACCATGGGACGACTCAAGGTCGTCGTCGACGGTTCCCTCAACACGAGGACCGCCTGGTGCTGGGACCCGTATCCGGGCGTCGACCCCTCGAGCCCACACGCCTGCGGGGTCGAGAGCGTCTCCGTCGACGAGCTTCGCCGACTGCTGGAACGAGCGAGGAGCGCCGGGATCGAGGCTGCCGTCCACGCGATCGGCGACCGAGCCAACACCGAGGTCCTCGACACCTTCGAAGCGCTCGCCATGCGCGGGGTCATCGAGCACGCCCAGCTCGTGCGCGAGCAGGACTTCGCCCGGTTCGCGAGCCTCGGGCTCATCGCGAGCGTGCAACCCGAGCACGCGATGGACGACCGCGACGTCGCCGACCGCCACTGGAGCGGCCGCACGGGTCGCGCCTTCGCGTTCGGATCCCTGCACGGCGCAGGCGTCGGCCTCCGACTCGGCTCGGATGCTCCGGTCTCGCCCCTCGATCCGTGGCAGGCGATCGCCTCCGCGACGAGCCGGAGTCGAGACGGCCGCGACGCCTGGCACCCCGAGCAACGGCTCCCGCTGGACGTGGCCCTGGCCGCGAGCGTCCGGACGTCGATCGCGGTCGGACAGCCCGCCGACCTCGTCATCACGGACCTCGACCCGTTCGACGCCGACGCCGAGCGGCTGCGGTCGATGCCGGTCGCCGCGACCCTGCTCGGCGGTCGATTCACCTGGCGCGCGATCTGA
- a CDS encoding sensor histidine kinase, giving the protein MITAEDITRRAAIAEYQVVGRPPETDLESLVHLAAAMCDVPTAVINIIDDRFQHQIAAVGLEPASCSREDSMCAVVFQQRVRTIVSDAREDPRFAANPFVTGELANVRFYASSPLITPDGVPIGTLCIFDDRVRELSPEQGKALDLLARQVVDVLELLRLTHELGQSNEQLAQFAGQVSHDLRNPLMAVSGFLELATDSPEMVNAPHAAKALARAESAADRMAAMITDLLDFARIGGARPRRVPIDLEPLVSSVVEDLDATITSTGATVEVDTRLQVHGDETLLRALLQNLIANAVKFSAAAGVVPHVLVQAERVSAGVLVAVEDNGPGVAPEQRERVFDLMERAAGSEVAGLGIGLSTCRRIVEAHGGRIEIDESGLGGASVWFLLPDARSAG; this is encoded by the coding sequence GTGATCACCGCAGAGGACATCACGAGGCGTGCCGCGATCGCCGAGTACCAGGTCGTCGGTCGTCCGCCCGAGACGGACCTCGAGAGTCTCGTCCACCTCGCCGCGGCCATGTGCGACGTGCCGACCGCCGTGATCAACATCATCGACGACCGGTTCCAGCACCAGATCGCCGCGGTCGGGTTGGAACCGGCGAGCTGCTCGCGCGAGGACTCGATGTGCGCAGTCGTGTTCCAACAGCGGGTGCGGACGATCGTCTCGGACGCTCGGGAGGACCCACGCTTCGCGGCGAACCCCTTCGTCACCGGTGAGCTCGCCAACGTCCGCTTCTACGCGTCGAGCCCGCTCATCACCCCCGACGGCGTCCCGATCGGCACCCTGTGCATCTTCGACGACCGTGTCCGAGAGCTGTCCCCGGAACAGGGCAAAGCCCTGGACCTCCTCGCGAGGCAGGTCGTCGACGTCCTCGAGCTGCTTCGCCTGACGCACGAGCTCGGCCAGTCCAACGAACAGCTCGCCCAGTTCGCCGGGCAGGTGAGCCACGACCTGCGCAACCCGCTCATGGCGGTCTCCGGGTTCCTCGAGCTCGCGACCGACAGTCCGGAGATGGTGAACGCGCCACACGCGGCGAAGGCGCTCGCGCGAGCCGAGTCCGCCGCCGACCGGATGGCGGCGATGATCACCGACCTGCTCGACTTCGCACGGATCGGTGGCGCCCGTCCGCGACGCGTCCCGATCGACCTCGAGCCGCTCGTGTCCTCCGTGGTCGAGGACCTCGACGCGACCATCACCTCGACCGGCGCGACCGTCGAGGTCGACACGCGCCTCCAGGTGCACGGCGACGAGACGCTGCTGCGAGCCCTGCTGCAGAACCTGATCGCGAACGCCGTGAAGTTCAGTGCGGCCGCCGGAGTCGTCCCGCACGTGCTCGTCCAGGCCGAGCGGGTCTCCGCCGGGGTGTTGGTCGCGGTCGAGGACAACGGTCCCGGCGTCGCTCCGGAGCAGCGTGAGCGCGTCTTCGACCTCATGGAACGCGCGGCGGGGAGCGAGGTCGCCGGCCTCGGCATCGGCCTCTCGACCTGCCGACGCATCGTCGAGGCGCACGGTGGCCGCATCGAGATCGACGAGTCGGGGCTCGGGGGAGCGAGCGTCTGGTTCCTGTTGCCCGACGCCCGGTCAGCGGGCTGA
- a CDS encoding hydroxymethylglutaryl-CoA lyase produces MSGLPQPRMEPVDGLPTRVRVYEVAPRDGLQAETDILPTAVKAELCRRLYEAGSRDLEVTSFVPATWIPQFADAERLVAGLEVPTGARAVALVPNLRGLQRAIDAGVREVSVVVSASESFARANLNTSREGAVERAEEVVAAATAEGVQVRGYVSMAFGDPWEGAVDPATVVEAAVRIYRAGCSTVAVSDTIGVGTPGLTTRVVRDVLAAGIPVEAVALHLHDTYGQGLANVYAALSLGVAEFDSSVGGLGRCPYAKGATGNLATEDLVWMLHGLGIETGLDLGALATTTAWLARVRGVAAPSNVATALAAAASAVDTPSTAGGGR; encoded by the coding sequence ATGAGCGGCCTTCCGCAGCCCCGGATGGAACCGGTGGACGGTCTCCCGACACGGGTGCGCGTCTACGAGGTGGCACCGCGGGACGGGCTGCAGGCCGAGACGGACATCCTGCCCACGGCGGTGAAGGCGGAGCTCTGTCGGCGCCTGTACGAGGCGGGGTCGCGGGACCTCGAGGTGACGAGTTTCGTACCGGCCACCTGGATCCCGCAGTTCGCGGATGCGGAACGGCTCGTCGCGGGACTCGAGGTGCCGACGGGTGCACGCGCCGTCGCCCTCGTGCCGAACCTGCGCGGCCTGCAGCGGGCGATCGACGCGGGTGTCCGGGAGGTCTCCGTGGTCGTGAGCGCGTCGGAGTCGTTCGCCAGGGCCAATCTCAACACCTCGCGCGAGGGGGCCGTCGAACGGGCCGAGGAGGTCGTCGCCGCCGCGACCGCGGAGGGCGTCCAGGTGCGCGGCTACGTGTCGATGGCGTTCGGGGACCCCTGGGAGGGTGCTGTCGATCCGGCGACGGTCGTCGAGGCCGCCGTGCGGATCTACCGCGCCGGGTGTTCGACGGTCGCCGTCAGCGACACAATCGGCGTGGGGACGCCCGGGCTCACGACCCGCGTCGTCCGGGACGTGCTCGCCGCCGGAATACCGGTCGAGGCGGTCGCGCTGCATCTGCACGACACCTACGGGCAGGGACTCGCCAACGTGTACGCGGCGCTCTCCCTGGGCGTCGCCGAGTTCGACTCCTCCGTGGGTGGCCTGGGTCGCTGCCCGTACGCGAAGGGCGCCACCGGTAACCTCGCAACCGAGGACCTCGTGTGGATGCTCCACGGGCTCGGGATCGAGACCGGGCTCGACCTCGGGGCCCTCGCCACGACGACCGCCTGGTTGGCGCGCGTCCGGGGCGTCGCAGCCCCCTCGAACGTGGCGACGGCCCTGGCGGCCGCAGCGTCCGCGGTCGACACCCCGAGCACCGCAGGAGGCGGCAGATGA
- a CDS encoding hydroxymethylglutaryl-CoA reductase, degradative: MPRNSRIQGLRDHTPDERLELVAEGAGIEAEALAALRPDAGLSIAQADHLVENVVGVIAIPVGVATNFTIDGEDRLVPMATEEPSVVAAASNAARIARVHGGFRTSSSGDVMIAQIQVLDAVDPHAARLRVLEARDELLALANELDPILVSFGGGARDIDVRILPTRVGTQVIVHLHVDVRDAMGANAVNTMAEAIAPRIAEIAGSRTLLRILTNKADQRITRARAVFDADLLGGAQVVADIVAASAFAEADPYRAATHNKGIMNGITAVVLATGNDTRAVEAGCHSHAARSGRYSALSQFEQDVDGNLVGTIEVPLAVGLVGGATKAHPTAQAGVTLLGVGTARELAAVIASVGLAQNLAACRALAAEGIQRGHMTLHARTIAASAGATVDEIGAVAARIVADRRIRVEYAREVLDELRATSA; the protein is encoded by the coding sequence ATGCCGAGAAACAGCCGAATCCAGGGGCTGCGCGACCACACGCCGGACGAGCGGCTCGAGCTCGTCGCCGAGGGGGCCGGGATCGAAGCGGAGGCGCTCGCCGCACTGCGCCCCGACGCCGGCCTGTCGATCGCCCAGGCGGACCACCTGGTGGAGAACGTCGTCGGCGTCATCGCCATCCCGGTGGGCGTCGCGACGAACTTCACGATCGACGGCGAGGACCGACTCGTCCCCATGGCGACGGAGGAGCCGAGCGTCGTCGCCGCGGCTTCCAACGCCGCCCGCATCGCGCGCGTGCACGGCGGTTTCCGGACGTCGTCGTCGGGCGACGTCATGATCGCGCAGATCCAGGTCCTCGACGCGGTCGACCCGCACGCCGCGCGGCTCCGTGTCCTCGAGGCCCGGGACGAACTGCTCGCCCTCGCGAACGAGCTCGACCCGATCCTCGTCTCCTTCGGCGGTGGCGCCCGAGACATCGACGTCCGGATCCTGCCGACGCGCGTCGGGACGCAGGTCATCGTCCACCTCCACGTCGACGTCCGCGACGCCATGGGCGCGAACGCCGTGAACACGATGGCGGAGGCGATCGCGCCCCGCATCGCCGAGATCGCCGGATCGCGGACCCTCCTGCGGATCCTCACGAACAAGGCCGATCAGCGCATCACCCGGGCGAGAGCGGTCTTCGACGCCGACCTCCTCGGTGGTGCGCAGGTCGTCGCCGACATCGTCGCCGCAAGCGCGTTCGCCGAGGCCGATCCGTACCGGGCGGCCACGCACAACAAGGGCATCATGAACGGCATCACGGCCGTCGTCCTCGCCACGGGCAACGACACCCGGGCCGTCGAGGCCGGCTGCCACTCCCACGCGGCGCGGTCCGGTCGCTACTCGGCGCTGTCGCAGTTCGAGCAGGACGTCGACGGGAACCTCGTCGGCACGATCGAGGTCCCACTGGCCGTCGGACTCGTCGGTGGAGCGACGAAGGCACATCCGACGGCGCAGGCGGGCGTCACCCTCCTCGGTGTGGGGACAGCCCGGGAACTCGCAGCCGTCATCGCCTCGGTGGGCCTCGCCCAGAACCTGGCCGCGTGTCGGGCGCTCGCCGCCGAAGGCATCCAGCGCGGACACATGACCCTGCACGCCCGGACGATCGCGGCGAGCGCCGGCGCGACCGTGGACGAGATCGGGGCGGTCGCGGCGAGGATCGTCGCCGACCGTCGGATCCGGGTCGAGTACGCGCGTGAGGTGCTCGACGAGCTCCGGGCGACGTCGGCATGA